One Bacteroidota bacterium DNA window includes the following coding sequences:
- the ppdK gene encoding pyruvate, phosphate dikinase yields MTKYIYSFGNGKAEGKTEMKNLLGGKGANLAEMNLVGIPVPAGFTITTEACTLFNEKGKDVLINEIKTDIKKYVADVEKIMGAKFGDKENPLLLSVRSGARASMPGMMDTVLNLGLNAEVVDGIAKKSGNERFAWDSYRRFVQMYGDVVLGMKPASKEEEDPFEIIIEEIKEKKGVELDTDLTVEDLKQMVDSFIKEVKINTGHDFPIDPWEQLWGAIFAVFESWTNDRAILYRKLNDIPTSWGTAVNIQAMVYGNLGSNSGTGVAFTRDAGTGEDIFNGEYLLNAQGEDVVAGIRTPRQITLEGSKRWAKLANVSEEERKNNFASLEEEMPQMYKELLEIETKLENHYKDMQDIEFTVQDGKLWLLQTRNGKRTGVAMVKIAMDMLDDGMLDEKTALNRVEPNKLDELLHPIFDNEALLQSEVLAKGLPASPGAATGQIVFFADDAEEWTNDDKKVILVRTETSPEDLKGMNSAQGILTARGGMTSHAAVVARGMGKCCVSGVGRAKINYKKRIVLFEGKEYKEGDWISLNGSTGDVYDGKIKTKNPELSGDFEKLMKLADKYSRMYIRTNADTPGDSTVARKFGAKGIGLCRTEHMFFEGNRITAMRRMILADDEKGRREELLKLLPIQREDFEGIFEAMHDLPVTVRLLDPPLHEFVPHEEANQKEMADELGISVEEVKQKVDDLSEFNPMLGHRGCRLGNTYPEITEMQTRAIIEAALNLKKKGIVAKPEIMVPLTGTLKEMKMQENIVRSTIKEVFEERKDSIAHLVGTMIEIPRAALTADEIAESAEFFSFGTNDLTQMTFGYSRDDAGKFLPVYLDKGILEYDPFQKLDQDGVGQLVEMACKKGKQTRPDIKLGICGEHGGEPSSIEFCHRVGLEYVSCSPYRVPIARLAAAQANIK; encoded by the coding sequence ATGACAAAATACATTTATTCATTTGGAAACGGAAAAGCAGAAGGTAAAACTGAAATGAAAAACCTTCTCGGTGGCAAGGGAGCAAATCTTGCTGAAATGAATCTTGTTGGCATTCCTGTGCCAGCAGGTTTTACAATTACTACAGAAGCCTGTACTTTATTTAATGAAAAAGGAAAAGACGTTTTAATTAACGAAATAAAAACAGATATTAAAAAATATGTTGCTGATGTAGAAAAAATAATGGGAGCAAAATTTGGAGATAAAGAAAATCCATTATTGCTTTCAGTACGTTCGGGAGCAAGAGCATCAATGCCCGGAATGATGGACACCGTTTTGAATCTCGGATTAAATGCCGAAGTTGTTGACGGAATTGCAAAAAAATCAGGAAACGAAAGGTTTGCATGGGATTCATACAGACGTTTTGTTCAAATGTACGGAGATGTTGTTTTAGGAATGAAACCTGCATCAAAAGAGGAAGAAGATCCTTTTGAAATTATCATTGAAGAAATAAAAGAAAAAAAGGGAGTAGAATTAGATACAGACCTTACGGTAGAAGATTTAAAACAAATGGTTGATAGTTTTATTAAAGAAGTTAAAATTAACACAGGTCATGATTTTCCAATCGACCCTTGGGAGCAGCTTTGGGGAGCAATATTTGCCGTTTTTGAAAGCTGGACAAATGACAGAGCAATACTTTACCGAAAGCTTAATGACATACCTACAAGCTGGGGAACAGCTGTAAATATTCAGGCTATGGTGTATGGCAACCTTGGTAGCAACAGCGGAACCGGTGTTGCTTTTACAAGAGATGCAGGAACAGGAGAAGATATTTTTAATGGCGAATATTTATTAAACGCTCAAGGAGAAGATGTGGTTGCAGGAATTAGAACACCACGACAAATTACTCTTGAAGGTTCAAAAAGATGGGCTAAACTTGCAAATGTTTCTGAAGAAGAAAGAAAAAACAATTTTGCTTCATTAGAAGAAGAAATGCCTCAAATGTATAAAGAGCTTTTGGAAATTGAAACAAAACTTGAAAATCATTACAAAGATATGCAAGACATTGAATTTACTGTTCAGGATGGTAAATTATGGCTGTTACAAACAAGAAACGGAAAACGCACAGGAGTAGCGATGGTTAAAATTGCTATGGACATGCTTGACGATGGAATGCTTGACGAAAAAACAGCACTTAACAGAGTTGAACCAAACAAGCTTGATGAATTATTACATCCTATTTTTGACAACGAAGCATTATTACAATCAGAAGTTCTTGCAAAAGGATTACCTGCTTCACCGGGTGCAGCAACAGGACAAATTGTTTTCTTTGCTGACGATGCTGAAGAATGGACAAATGACGATAAAAAAGTTATACTTGTAAGAACAGAAACATCACCCGAAGACCTTAAAGGGATGAACAGTGCTCAAGGAATTTTGACAGCAAGAGGAGGAATGACATCTCATGCTGCCGTTGTTGCCAGAGGAATGGGAAAATGTTGTGTGTCGGGTGTTGGTAGAGCAAAAATTAATTATAAAAAAAGAATAGTCCTTTTTGAAGGAAAAGAATATAAAGAAGGTGATTGGATATCCTTGAATGGTTCTACAGGTGATGTTTATGATGGGAAAATAAAAACTAAAAACCCTGAACTTAGTGGCGATTTTGAAAAACTTATGAAACTTGCCGATAAATACTCAAGAATGTATATAAGAACAAATGCCGATACCCCTGGTGACTCAACTGTAGCAAGAAAATTTGGTGCAAAAGGAATAGGGCTATGTCGTACTGAACACATGTTTTTTGAAGGAAACAGAATAACAGCAATGCGAAGAATGATTCTTGCCGATGATGAAAAAGGAAGAAGAGAAGAATTATTGAAATTATTACCAATTCAAAGGGAAGATTTTGAAGGTATTTTTGAAGCAATGCACGATTTACCTGTTACAGTGAGATTACTTGATCCACCTTTACATGAATTTGTTCCTCACGAAGAAGCAAATCAAAAAGAAATGGCTGATGAATTAGGAATTTCGGTTGAAGAAGTAAAACAGAAAGTTGATGACCTATCGGAATTTAATCCTATGTTAGGACACAGAGGTTGTCGTCTCGGAAATACTTATCCAGAAATTACAGAAATGCAAACAAGGGCAATTATTGAGGCGGCTTTAAATCTTAAGAAAAAAGGAATTGTTGCAAAACCGGAAATCATGGTTCCATTAACAGGTACTTTGAAAGAAATGAAAATGCAAGAAAATATAGTTAGGTCAACAATTAAAGAAGTATTTGAAGAAAGAAAAGATTCTATTGCTCATCTTGTCGGAACAATGATTGAAATACCACGAGCAGCTTTAACAGCAGATGAAATTGCCGAAAGTGCTGAGTTTTTCTCTTTTGGAACAAATGACCTTACTCAAATGACATTTGGTTATTCAAGAGATGATGCCGGTAAATTCCTTCCTGTTTATCTCGATAAAGGTATTTTAGAATATGATCCTTTCCAAAAACTTGATCAAGATGGAGTAGGTCAATTGGTTGAAATGGCTTGTAAAAAAGGAAAACAAACAAGACCTGATATTAAACTCGGAATTTGTGGAGAGCATGGTGGCGAACCAAGCTCTATTGAATTCTGCCACAGAGTAGGATTAGAATATGTAAGTTGTTCTCCTTACAGAGTACCAATAGCACGTCTTGCAGCAGCTCAGGCAAATATCAAATAA
- a CDS encoding TonB-dependent receptor yields the protein MKLNILTILFVFFISINTNAQERKRPQGNMPEIGQLIAVVIDNDTKHLVEYASFALYNMRDSSLVAGAIADKSGKIFLKELPFGRYYAIVTFIGYENKEIKNIMINPKNQHKNLGVIAIKQAAIELEEVEVGAERKHIEYRIDKKVINVSKDIIASGGTAIDVLENTPSIQTDVDGNISLRGSSNFQLLINGKPSVLSGNDALKQIPASTVKQIEIITNPSAKYDPDGVAGIINLIMKKQEGEGVNGIINASIGSFGNHSVDFLLNYRKGNFNFFTSLNYNERKRPGTSIMERESFLTDTTNFLTFEADRDRHHGGYEAKAGFDYIINEKNSLTLSGEYGLRSFGFNFESKYHEYSDPFDTNIYYYRENEMNIQNNYYVADLFYQHDFNGESHNLTTNIHYSLRGGEDTETNSEYQTLEDWLIEGVTPENQRSFEINDGYKFRVKVDYTKKFSENGKLEAGLQSRIDISNSVYDLENYNVTLDKWIKNAEQHNSIDVQKNIHSAYGTFTNELFGFGFMAGLRAEYTDRIISQNILNDDFVINRVDIFPSFHISKKLPADQQLLASYSKRINRPRDWYLDPFPHYIDDKNIRQGNPNLEPELINSLEFGYQKRIKSSFLSLEAYYRETNNKISRIHRMIENEVMIHTFDNITKDYSLGFEFMGNIEIKKWWTINASANFFKYHIEGEIIDDDVNQAINTWSSRLNSTINLKTKTKIQLSGFYSAPSITAQGERDDFFFTSIAIRQDFLKRKLSLTFRVRDIFGTMNHAFTSYGIYFIQSNEFKRLSPSYNLSISYQLNNYKKKKRSSSEGTNYEGIDQM from the coding sequence ATGAAACTAAATATCCTTACAATTTTATTTGTTTTTTTTATTTCCATAAATACAAATGCACAAGAAAGAAAACGTCCACAAGGGAACATGCCTGAAATCGGACAATTGATAGCTGTAGTAATTGACAATGACACAAAACATCTTGTTGAATATGCAAGCTTTGCTTTATACAATATGCGTGATTCCTCATTAGTAGCAGGTGCCATAGCTGACAAAAGCGGAAAAATATTCCTTAAAGAATTGCCCTTTGGAAGATATTACGCAATTGTAACTTTTATCGGCTATGAAAACAAGGAAATAAAAAACATAATGATTAATCCTAAGAATCAGCACAAAAATCTTGGAGTTATTGCAATAAAACAAGCTGCAATTGAGCTTGAAGAAGTAGAAGTTGGAGCCGAAAGAAAACATATTGAATACAGAATTGACAAAAAAGTAATTAACGTAAGTAAAGATATTATTGCCAGTGGAGGAACTGCAATTGATGTATTAGAAAATACACCATCTATTCAAACCGATGTTGATGGAAATATTTCTTTGAGAGGAAGCTCCAATTTTCAGTTATTGATAAACGGAAAACCATCGGTTCTTAGTGGAAACGATGCCTTAAAACAAATACCTGCAAGTACTGTTAAACAAATTGAGATAATTACCAATCCATCAGCGAAATATGACCCAGATGGTGTTGCAGGAATCATTAATCTTATTATGAAAAAACAAGAAGGAGAAGGTGTTAATGGAATAATAAACGCTTCCATTGGTTCCTTTGGAAACCATTCTGTCGATTTTTTATTAAATTACAGAAAAGGGAATTTCAATTTTTTTACATCCTTAAATTATAATGAACGGAAGCGTCCGGGTACAAGCATCATGGAACGCGAATCATTTTTAACAGACACAACTAATTTTTTAACATTTGAAGCCGATCGTGATAGACATCATGGAGGCTATGAAGCTAAAGCCGGTTTTGATTATATCATAAATGAAAAAAATTCTTTAACCTTATCCGGAGAATACGGCTTACGTTCTTTTGGATTTAATTTCGAATCAAAGTACCATGAGTATTCAGATCCTTTCGATACGAATATTTATTATTATCGTGAAAATGAAATGAATATTCAGAATAATTATTATGTTGCCGACCTTTTTTATCAACATGATTTTAATGGTGAAAGCCACAATCTTACAACAAATATTCATTATTCCTTAAGAGGTGGAGAAGATACTGAAACCAACAGCGAGTATCAAACTTTGGAAGACTGGTTGATTGAAGGAGTAACACCCGAAAATCAACGCTCATTTGAAATAAATGACGGATATAAATTCAGAGTTAAAGTTGATTATACAAAAAAATTCAGTGAAAATGGGAAATTAGAAGCAGGATTACAATCAAGAATAGACATTAGCAACTCAGTTTATGATTTAGAAAATTATAATGTTACTTTGGATAAATGGATAAAAAACGCAGAACAACATAACAGTATTGATGTGCAAAAAAATATACATTCTGCTTATGGAACATTTACAAATGAGTTATTTGGTTTTGGGTTTATGGCTGGTTTAAGAGCCGAATATACAGATAGAATAATAAGTCAAAATATTTTAAATGATGATTTTGTTATCAATAGAGTTGATATTTTTCCTTCTTTTCACATTTCAAAAAAATTACCTGCTGACCAACAATTACTTGCAAGCTATAGTAAAAGAATAAACCGTCCAAGGGATTGGTATTTAGACCCATTCCCTCATTATATTGATGACAAAAATATAAGACAAGGAAATCCTAATCTTGAACCTGAGCTAATAAACTCTTTAGAGTTTGGATATCAGAAAAGAATAAAATCTTCATTCCTATCACTGGAAGCATATTATCGTGAAACAAACAATAAAATTTCACGAATTCATCGCATGATTGAAAACGAAGTAATGATTCATACTTTTGACAATATCACAAAAGATTATTCACTTGGTTTTGAATTTATGGGAAATATTGAGATAAAAAAATGGTGGACAATAAATGCAAGTGCAAACTTTTTTAAATATCATATTGAAGGAGAAATTATTGACGATGATGTAAATCAAGCAATAAACACTTGGAGTTCACGATTAAATTCAACAATTAATTTAAAAACAAAGACAAAAATTCAATTAAGTGGTTTTTATTCTGCACCTTCAATTACTGCTCAGGGAGAAAGGGATGATTTCTTTTTTACAAGCATAGCAATCAGACAAGATTTCTTAAAAAGAAAACTTTCATTAACATTTAGAGTAAGAGATATTTTTGGAACAATGAACCATGCTTTTACTTCTTATGGTATATATTTCATACAGTCTAATGAGTTCAAAAGACTTTCTCCATCATATAACCTTAGCATTAGCTATCAATTAAATAATTACAAAAAGAAAAAAAGAAGTAGCTCAGAAGGTACAAACTATGAAGGCATTGATCAAATGTAA
- the mdh gene encoding malate dehydrogenase gives MKVTVIGAGNVGATCAKVIANRELADEVILIDIKEGLSEGKSLDMWETSPVLLYDTRVKGYTNDYSKTKDSEVVVITSGLPRKPGMSRDDLISTNANIVKEVTENVVKYSPNAKIIVVSNPLDVMAYTALLASKKPSTEVFGMAGILDTARFKSFISMELNISPKDISALIMGGHGDTMVALPRYSSIAGIPLTQMIEKDKLDAIIQRTVGGGGELVKLMGTSAWYAPGAGAAQMVEVITRNQKRLLPVSAWLQGEYGISDIYFGVPVILGKNGIEKIIEIDLNDEEREMINKSAEAVKVVKEVLDGMKLF, from the coding sequence ATGAAAGTTACAGTTATAGGTGCAGGAAATGTTGGTGCTACATGTGCCAAAGTGATTGCAAACAGAGAACTTGCAGATGAAGTTATTCTTATTGATATAAAAGAAGGACTTTCTGAAGGTAAATCTTTAGATATGTGGGAAACATCTCCTGTATTGCTTTACGATACAAGAGTAAAAGGTTACACAAATGATTATTCCAAAACAAAGGATTCGGAAGTAGTGGTAATAACTTCAGGATTACCAAGAAAACCTGGAATGAGTCGTGATGATTTAATTTCAACAAATGCAAATATTGTAAAAGAAGTTACTGAAAATGTAGTAAAGTACTCTCCTAATGCAAAAATTATCGTTGTTTCAAATCCTCTTGATGTAATGGCTTACACTGCTCTTCTCGCATCAAAAAAACCTTCAACAGAAGTTTTTGGAATGGCAGGGATTCTTGACACAGCACGTTTTAAATCATTCATTTCAATGGAATTGAATATTTCTCCAAAAGATATTAGTGCATTAATAATGGGTGGTCATGGTGATACTATGGTTGCTTTGCCAAGATATTCAAGCATTGCTGGAATTCCACTTACACAAATGATTGAGAAGGATAAATTAGATGCAATTATTCAAAGAACAGTAGGTGGTGGTGGTGAGCTTGTAAAATTAATGGGAACATCAGCATGGTATGCCCCTGGTGCAGGTGCTGCTCAAATGGTGGAAGTTATTACAAGAAACCAAAAACGTTTATTACCTGTTAGTGCTTGGCTACAAGGCGAATACGGAATATCTGATATTTATTTTGGAGTTCCTGTTATTCTTGGTAAAAACGGTATTGAAAAAATAATTGAGATAGACCTCAACGATGAAGAAAGAGAAATGATTAATAAATCAGCAGAAGCTGTTAAAGTTGTTAAGGAAGTCCTTGACGGAATGAAATTATTCTAA
- the gmd gene encoding GDP-mannose 4,6-dehydratase, translated as MKKKALITGVTGQDGAYLSELLLEKGYEVHGIKRRASLFNTNRIDHIYKDMHEKDVNFKLYYGDLTDSANLINIVQQVQPDEIYNLAAMSHVHVSFQTPEYTANADGIGTLRLLEAIKILGLEKKTKIYQASTSELYGKVQEIPQSEKTPFYPRSPYAVAKLYAYWIMVNYREAYDMFASNGILFNHESPLRGETFVTRKITRATARIALNLQNKFYLGNLNAKRDWGHAKDYVEAMWKILQHDVADDFVVATGITTTVRDFVKKSFENLGIYLRFEGEGVDEKGIVDSIDKNKFDELEIENKKLKPGTIILEIDPIYFRPTEVEILIGDPSKAREKLGWTPKHSLDDLISDMITYDLGKMKKEKFLFDSGYKTKTQLK; from the coding sequence ATGAAGAAAAAAGCACTTATTACAGGAGTAACAGGACAAGACGGAGCATATCTTTCTGAGTTACTTTTAGAAAAAGGTTATGAAGTTCACGGTATAAAAAGAAGAGCATCGCTATTCAACACCAACAGAATTGACCATATTTACAAAGACATGCACGAAAAAGATGTAAATTTTAAACTTTATTATGGCGACCTTACCGATTCGGCAAACCTTATTAATATTGTTCAGCAAGTTCAACCTGACGAAATATATAATCTTGCCGCAATGTCTCATGTTCATGTTAGCTTTCAAACTCCTGAATACACTGCAAATGCCGATGGAATTGGCACATTACGTTTGCTTGAAGCAATAAAAATACTTGGACTTGAGAAAAAAACAAAAATATATCAAGCTTCTACATCCGAATTGTATGGAAAAGTACAGGAAATCCCTCAAAGTGAAAAAACACCATTTTATCCTCGTTCACCTTATGCAGTAGCAAAATTATATGCTTACTGGATAATGGTAAACTATCGTGAAGCTTATGATATGTTTGCAAGCAATGGTATTTTGTTTAACCACGAATCACCATTGAGAGGAGAAACTTTTGTAACAAGAAAAATAACACGTGCTACGGCACGAATTGCCCTCAACCTTCAAAACAAATTTTATCTTGGAAATCTTAATGCCAAAAGAGATTGGGGACATGCCAAAGATTACGTTGAAGCAATGTGGAAAATTTTACAACATGATGTTGCCGATGATTTCGTTGTTGCCACAGGAATAACTACAACAGTAAGAGATTTTGTAAAAAAATCATTTGAAAATCTTGGTATCTATCTGCGATTTGAAGGCGAAGGAGTTGATGAAAAAGGAATAGTTGACAGCATTGATAAAAATAAATTTGATGAACTTGAAATAGAAAATAAGAAACTCAAACCGGGAACAATTATTCTTGAAATAGACCCAATTTATTTCCGCCCCACCGAAGTGGAAATTTTGATTGGCGACCCGTCAAAAGCGAGAGAAAAACTCGGCTGGACACCTAAGCATTCTTTGGATGATCTTATTTCTGATATGATTACTTACGATTTGGGAAAAATGAAAAAAGAAAAATTCCTTTTTGATAGCGGCTATAAAACTAAAACACAACTTAAGTAA
- a CDS encoding GDP-L-fucose synthase: MEKNAKIYIAGHTGMVGSAIMRNLTKQGYKNIIGKDIDKLDLTNQADVKNYFEKEKPDYVILAAAKVGGILANSTYRAQFIYENLMIQNNIIHQSYLSGVKKLLFLGSSCIYPKFAPQPMKEEHLLTGTLEQTNEPYAIAKISGIKMCEAYRDQYGCNFISVMPTNLYGPNDNFDLKNSHVLPALIKKFHQAKTNNSDFVEIWGTGTPKREFLYVDDMASACVYLLQNYNEKSFLNIGCGEDISIKDLAFLVKKITGFKGELKFDKTKPDGTPRKLLDISKLKAAGWKPKISLEEGIKKVYEQVFLNKR; the protein is encoded by the coding sequence ATGGAAAAAAACGCTAAAATATACATTGCAGGACATACAGGAATGGTAGGCTCTGCAATAATGCGAAACTTAACAAAGCAAGGTTACAAAAATATTATTGGAAAAGATATTGATAAACTTGACCTTACAAACCAAGCTGATGTTAAAAATTATTTTGAAAAAGAAAAACCTGATTATGTAATTCTTGCTGCTGCAAAAGTGGGAGGCATTTTGGCAAACAGCACTTACAGAGCTCAGTTTATTTACGAAAACCTGATGATACAAAACAATATTATTCATCAGAGTTACTTGAGCGGAGTTAAAAAATTATTGTTTTTGGGAAGCAGTTGTATTTATCCCAAATTTGCTCCTCAGCCAATGAAAGAAGAGCATTTGTTAACAGGAACACTTGAGCAAACAAATGAGCCTTATGCTATTGCAAAAATTTCAGGAATAAAAATGTGTGAAGCATACAGAGATCAGTACGGATGTAATTTTATTTCTGTAATGCCAACAAATCTTTACGGACCAAACGATAATTTTGATTTGAAAAACTCACACGTTTTACCAGCATTAATCAAAAAATTCCATCAAGCAAAAACAAACAATTCGGATTTTGTGGAAATTTGGGGAACAGGGACACCAAAACGTGAGTTCCTTTATGTTGACGATATGGCATCTGCTTGTGTTTATTTACTTCAAAATTATAATGAAAAAAGCTTTTTAAATATTGGTTGCGGTGAAGATATTTCTATAAAAGACCTTGCATTTCTTGTTAAAAAAATTACAGGATTTAAAGGCGAATTAAAATTTGATAAAACAAAACCTGACGGAACACCAAGAAAACTTCTTGATATATCAAAACTTAAAGCTGCAGGTTGGAAACCTAAGATTTCCCTTGAAGAAGGAATTAAAAAAGTTTATGAGCAGGTATTTTTAAACAAAAGATAA
- the cysS gene encoding cysteine--tRNA ligase, with the protein MTFTIYNSYSKKKEVFEPLNPPHVGMYVCGPTVYGDPHLGHARAAISFDILFRYLKHLDYKVRYVRNITDVGHLENDADEGEDKIAKKARIEQLEPMEIAQFYTNNYHKALDKLNCLPPSIEPHASGHIIEQINLIEKILENGYAYKTDENIYFDLVKYAKKHPYGKLSGKIIEDLLSNSRELKGQSDKKNSIDFALWKKATPNHIMKWQSPWNEGFPGWHIECSAMGAKYLGIPFDIHGGGLDLMFPHHESEIAQSVASFGKEPCKYWIHNNLITINGQKMSKSLGNFITLEELFTGNHKAIKKDFSPMVIRFFILQAHYRSTIDFSNDALQAAEKGSKKLLLALDKIEELKASEKSSIDINAWVKKCYSMLDDDINTARLIAELFEAAKYINRLAENKESLNEKDLKIFKSKFKVFVTDILGLISDSSSEDNNIDGVVDLLLDIRQNARKNKDFETSDLIRDKLKDLGILVKDGKGGASWEKV; encoded by the coding sequence ATGACTTTTACAATATATAATTCGTATTCAAAAAAGAAAGAGGTATTTGAACCGTTAAATCCACCTCATGTAGGAATGTATGTTTGTGGACCAACGGTTTATGGCGATCCGCATCTCGGACACGCAAGAGCGGCAATTAGTTTCGATATACTCTTTCGCTACCTTAAGCATCTCGATTACAAAGTTCGCTATGTTAGAAACATTACGGATGTAGGTCATCTTGAAAATGATGCTGATGAAGGTGAAGACAAAATAGCAAAAAAAGCCAGAATTGAGCAACTTGAACCAATGGAAATTGCTCAGTTTTACACAAATAATTACCACAAAGCATTAGACAAACTTAACTGCCTTCCACCTTCCATTGAGCCACATGCATCAGGACATATAATTGAACAAATAAATTTAATAGAAAAAATTTTAGAAAACGGATATGCCTATAAAACCGATGAAAATATCTATTTTGATTTAGTAAAATATGCAAAGAAACATCCTTACGGGAAATTATCAGGAAAAATTATTGAAGACCTTTTATCAAATTCACGAGAATTAAAAGGACAATCCGATAAAAAAAACTCTATAGATTTTGCACTTTGGAAAAAAGCTACTCCCAATCACATAATGAAATGGCAGTCACCATGGAATGAAGGTTTTCCCGGATGGCATATAGAATGTTCGGCTATGGGAGCAAAATATCTTGGAATACCTTTCGATATTCATGGAGGTGGATTAGACCTTATGTTCCCACATCACGAATCCGAAATAGCTCAATCTGTTGCTTCTTTTGGAAAAGAGCCTTGTAAGTATTGGATTCACAACAATCTAATAACTATCAACGGACAAAAAATGTCCAAATCATTGGGCAACTTTATCACTCTTGAAGAACTATTTACAGGAAATCATAAAGCTATAAAAAAAGATTTCAGCCCGATGGTAATTCGCTTTTTCATACTTCAAGCACACTATCGCAGTACAATTGATTTCTCAAATGATGCATTGCAAGCTGCCGAAAAAGGAAGTAAAAAGCTACTCCTTGCTTTAGATAAAATTGAAGAACTTAAAGCTTCCGAAAAATCAAGTATTGACATAAACGCATGGGTAAAAAAATGTTACTCAATGCTTGATGATGACATTAACACAGCACGATTAATTGCCGAACTTTTTGAAGCTGCAAAATATATAAATCGTCTTGCCGAAAATAAAGAAAGCCTGAACGAAAAAGACCTTAAAATTTTTAAATCAAAATTTAAAGTTTTTGTAACTGATATTTTAGGACTCATTAGCGATTCTTCTTCGGAAGATAATAACATTGACGGTGTAGTTGACTTACTTTTAGACATCAGACAAAATGCACGAAAAAATAAAGATTTTGAAACATCCGATCTTATTAGAGATAAATTAAAAGACCTTGGAATACTTGTAAAAGATGGTAAAGGCGGGGCTTCTTGGGAAAAAGTTTAA
- the murB gene encoding UDP-N-acetylmuramate dehydrogenase, with translation MKVLENYSLKKHNTFAVDVNAKYFAEVSSTNDIIKLLSDFKEIPKLIIGEGSDILFTKDFEGLVIQDRLKGIEVIDQTANNVLLKSSSGEIWHEFVEFCVNNNYCGVENLSLIPGTVGASPIQNIGAYGAELKDVFYSLEAIDLKTFEKKIFTARDCEFDYRWSTFKGKFKNKYFIISVTFKLSKKDCFNIDYLGIKEALGENHKNLSAKKISDAIIKIRKQKLPDVKKLGNAGSFFKNPIIPKAKFEKLKKKFPDLKFYKHGNKIKIPAAQLIDFCGWKEKRIKNTGVYKNQALVIVNYGNASGKDIYDFSKKIQASVKEKFDVEIIPEVNVF, from the coding sequence ATGAAAGTTTTAGAAAATTACTCTTTAAAAAAGCACAATACTTTTGCTGTTGATGTTAATGCAAAATATTTTGCCGAAGTATCTTCAACAAATGATATCATAAAACTTCTATCTGATTTTAAAGAAATACCCAAATTAATTATCGGGGAAGGAAGTGATATACTTTTTACAAAAGATTTTGAAGGATTAGTAATTCAAGACCGACTTAAAGGAATTGAAGTTATTGACCAAACAGCAAACAATGTTTTGCTAAAATCATCATCGGGTGAAATTTGGCATGAGTTTGTAGAGTTTTGTGTAAACAACAATTATTGCGGTGTTGAAAATCTTTCATTAATTCCAGGAACCGTTGGTGCTTCTCCAATTCAAAATATTGGAGCTTACGGTGCAGAGCTAAAAGATGTTTTTTATTCTCTTGAAGCAATTGATTTAAAAACATTTGAAAAAAAAATATTTACTGCCAGAGATTGTGAATTTGATTATCGCTGGAGTACTTTCAAGGGGAAATTCAAAAATAAATATTTCATCATTTCCGTTACTTTTAAGTTAAGCAAAAAAGATTGTTTTAACATTGATTATTTAGGCATCAAGGAAGCATTAGGAGAAAACCATAAAAATTTAAGTGCAAAAAAAATAAGTGATGCAATAATAAAAATACGAAAACAGAAACTTCCTGATGTTAAAAAGTTAGGAAATGCCGGTAGTTTTTTTAAAAATCCAATAATTCCAAAAGCAAAATTTGAAAAGCTTAAAAAGAAATTTCCCGACTTAAAATTCTATAAACATGGCAACAAAATAAAAATTCCTGCCGCTCAGCTTATCGACTTTTGCGGATGGAAAGAAAAAAGAATTAAAAATACAGGAGTTTACAAAAATCAAGCATTAGTAATTGTTAACTATGGAAATGCCTCGGGTAAAGATATTTATGATTTCTCAAAAAAAATACAAGCATCTGTAAAAGAAAAATTTGATGTTGAAATAATCCCTGAAGTGAATGTGTTTTGA